In the Acropora muricata isolate sample 2 chromosome 10, ASM3666990v1, whole genome shotgun sequence genome, one interval contains:
- the LOC136887513 gene encoding failed axon connections homolog, giving the protein MNLAEAICITIIAFVMVYLIAKKLRGNPSKSSVKPDKVVLHQFPRSHVFWPGVLSGSPPCLKLETFLRMVKIPYENDLRIIYSKKGKMPWIEFNGQEIADSNLCVQFLSKEFQVDVDSHLSATERGIAHSILTMLEENTYWTMVYARYIDDYGAEFRKKLFGMFFFPLNYWVRFNLLRTTKNYLWSHGIGRHTSQEIYEIAERDLLAVSQLLGQKNFLFGDKPCLADAALFGFMVGCTWSLPDSPITKVVKTKAQNLDQHTQRMKELLYPDWEELLLEKEKTD; this is encoded by the exons CATGGTTTACTTAATCGCCAAGAAATTACGAGGGAATCCGAgcaaaagttcggtgaaaccgGACAAAGTTGTGTTACACCAGTTCCCTCGAAGCCACGTCTTTTGGCCGGGGGTGCTATCCGGTTCTCCGCCATGTCTGAAATTAGAAACGTTCCTCCGCATGGTCAAGATTCCGTACGAAAACGACTTGCGCATAATATATTCAAAGAAAGGTAAAATGCCCTGGATCGAATTCAATGGACAAGAAATCGCCGATTCCAACCTCTGCGTTCAGTTTCTTTCAAAGGAATTTCAAGTAGATGTGGATTCGCATTTGAGTGCCACGGAACGTGGTATTGCTCACAGCATCCTCACCATGCTGGAGGAAAACACTTACTG GACAATGGTATACGCACGCTATATTGATGACTATGGAGCCGAATTCCGAAAGAAGCTTtttggaatgtttttttttcctttgaactaTTGGGTGCGCTTTAATCTCCTGAGAACGACAAAGAATTATCTGTGGTCACACGGCATTGGCCGACATACATCGCAAGAGATTTACGAGATTGCCGAGAGAGATCTGCTTGCTGTGTCTCAACTTCTGGGCCAGAAGAATTTCCTGTTTGGTGACAAGCCTTGCTTGGCCGATGCTGCTCTCTTTGGTTTCATGGTAGGCTGCACGTGGAGTTTGCCGGATTCCCCCATAACAAAAGTGGTCAAGACTAAAGCGCAGAATCTTGATCAGCACACTCAAAGAATGAAGGAATTGCTTTATCCAGACTGGGAGGAGTTGCTGcttgaaaaggaaaagacagaTTAG